The Natronogracilivirga saccharolytica region AACGAGGGATTCGGCTGGTTCGCCGCCGCAGTACTAATCCTGTTTTTGTTGGGAATGAAGGACGATATCAACGCCATATCTGCCAGGAAAAAGCTTATCGGGCAAATTGCTGCAGCAGTACTCGCAATTGGTTCCGGAGCCACTATTACCAGCTTGTACGGACTTTTCGGAATTCACGAAATCCCCTTTACTGTGGGGGCAGTTATCACCGCTGTTGTTATTGTGGCTCTGGTCAATGCCTATAATCTGATTGATGGCATTGACGGACTGGCCGGATTTACCGGTATCATCAGTTCTGTTTTGCTTGCCGTCTGGTTTGGTTCACAGGGTTATTTCCCGTTAGCCATTCTTGCCACAACACTGGCAGGTGCGTTATCCGCCTTTCTGATATTCAACTGGCAGCCGGCCCGGATTTTCATGGGTGACAGCGGATCAATGGTGATCGGATTTATCCTTGCATTCCTCTGCATTCATTTTATTGAGCTGAGTGTTGCCAACGCCAGTGAGGCATTTCATTTCGCTTCCAGCCCGGTCATTGCCGTCGCCGTGATGTTCATCCCGATTTTTGACACCATACGCGTCATTGTTGTGAGATTTTTGAAAGGGCGTCCCATATTCAAGCCGGACCGCTATCACATCCACCACTATCTCAAGGATGCCGGACTGAACGATGCCAGGGTCGTGCTGTTGCTGGGTGCTGTTCAGACCATAGCCATTATCATCGCCTTTGCATTTCAGCCATTTTCGGTATCCGTTGGACTGTTTGCAATGCTGACCTATGCCGCATTTATCAGCTACGGCGCATTTGCACTCAGAAATAATCTGAGAGACTCCGTTGCCAGAGCCGAGTACGCACAATTGAACGGAACCGGCTCCTCATCCGGTAGAAAAAATGGTGTCCATCGCAAAGAGCGGCAGGAAGCTTATGAATACACAGAAAACTGAATAGTCAGTCCTTGTCCATGAATGTATTGGTTACCGGCACTGCCGGATTTATCGGTTATCATACGGTCAACAAGCTTTTGTCATCGGGGTACCGTGTTACCGGACTGGATCATCTGAACACGTATTATGATGTCAATCTGAAATATGATCGCCTCCGGGAAACGGGTATCGATCCAGAATCTTTAAATACCGGGGAGGTGGCTGCAAGTGCAACGAACGATAACTACCGCTTTGTCCGGATGGATCTGCAGGACAAAGAGCAGATTTTCAATTTATTCGAGTCAGAAAAGTTTGACGTGGTAATCAACCTGGCCGCCCAGGCCGGTGTCCGGCACAGCCTTACGCATCCGCAGGAGTACATCGACTACAATATCACCGGCTTTCTGAATATTCTGGAAGCATGCCGTTTTCATCCGGTCAGGCACCTGATATACGCATCCTCCAGTTCCGTGTACGGCATGAATACCCGGATGCCCTTCTCTGTCCGTCAGAATGTGGACCATCCGGTGTCGCTTTATGCCGCTACCAAGAAATCAAACGAGCTGATGGCCCACACCTACGCCCATCTGTTCGGCGTTCCAAGTACCGGACTTCGCTTTTTTACCGTCTACGGTCCATGGGGCCGTCCCGATATGGCGCTGTTTCTCTTCACGAAGGCCATTCTGGAAGGAAAGCCCATCGATATATACAATCACGGCAAAATGGAGCGTGATTTCACCTATGTCGATGATATTGTCGAAAGTATTTCACGGCTTGTGCCGAAAGAGCCATCCGGCAGTAACACATGGTCAGGCGATCAGCCGGACCCGGCTTCCAGCACCGCACCTTATCAGCTTTTCAACATCGGCCATAACAGTCCGGTGTCCCTTATGGATTTCATCCGGGAGATCGAGCGCGCGATCGGTAAGGAAGCGGTAAAAAACTATATGGACATGCAGCCCGGAGATGTACCCAAAACATGGGCTGATGTCAGCGATCTGTATGATTACATCGATTATTCCCCGCAAATCGGGATCCGGGAGGGAATTTCAAATTTTATCAACTGGTACAGGTCGTACTACCGGAAGTAGCCGGTAACAACCGGGAATCAACTGATTTTGCAGTTGATTACATTATCCAGTGCCTTCCCAAAAGCCAATCCATCAGGGCTATACCTTAAAAACCGGAATCAGGTGAATAACTTTTGACTCTTTCCCGTCCGTTTTATACCTTGTTCATGTAAAACAATGGGGGAAAGCAAGTTAGTCAGTCTTCGCGAGCGTCATCAAGCCCATTAAAAACAGTCAGTAATCCCTGCGGGGATGGTTGATCCGGCAGCAGTCGCCGGGGTGTAATCCGGTTGCCTGTTGCTGTTTTGAAGAGAAGGAAGTCCGGGATGAGGGTCCCGTTCAGTACATATTCGTCAGATGTAAATTTTGCATCCATAATTCATTCACGAGATGTCATCAATCAATAATTCCGGTTTCAATACCATACCCGTCCTTGATCTCAAACCCGAAGTCCGCCACATGCGTCATGAGCTTAAACAGGCATGCCATCATGTTATGGAACATGCCCGGTTTGTCATGGGTCCGGAAGTCGAGGAGCTCGAGGCCCTGGTGGCCGGCTGCATGGACGTCAGGCATGCCGTCGGGGTCAATTCCGGCACCGATGCCCTGCTGATCTCCCTCCGAGCCGCGGGTATCGGGGAGGGGGATGAGGTCATCACCACCACGTTCACTTCTTTTGCCACCGCCGAAGCCATTGAAATGACCGGCGCCCGTCCGGTGTTTGCGGACATCAGTCCGAAGGACTGCAACATCGATCCCGATGCTGTAGAGGCCGCCATCACGCCGCAGACCAAAGCCATCGTGCCGGTCCACCTGTACGGCAAGTCCGCCGACATGCCGCGCATCATGGAGATCGCCGAAAAGCACGATCTGATCGTCATTGAAGACTGCGCCCAGTCGTTCGGGGCCGCCTGGCATGATCACGGCAGTAAGAGCGGACAGCAGGCCGGTGCACATCCGGAACGCAGGGAGGCGTACCGGGGCCGCCTGACCGGGACGTTTGGCCTGGCCGGGGCGTTTTCCTTCTTCCCGTCCAAAAACATGGGCGGATTCGGCGACGGCGGCATGATCATCACCAACGACGACCAGGTGGCCGCTCAGGCAGCCATGCTGCGCATGCACGGCGCCCGGAAGAAATACCACAATGAGGTGCCCGGCTACAATTCGCGGCTCGACACCCTCCAGGCATCCATGCTTCAGGTGAAAATGAAGTACTTTTCGGCGTTCAACAGCCGGCGCCGGAGCGTGGCCCTGCGCTATATCGATGAACTCCGGGATATCGGCAGCATTCAGCTGCCGGAACTTCCCGATGACGGACATGTCTATCATCAGTTCACGCTGCAGCTGCTTGAGGGCGATCGCGATATATTTGCCGAATATCTCAAATGCGAGGGGATTCAGACCGCGGTCTGTTATCCCGTGCCGTGCCATCAGCTTCCGCTCTACAAAGATGAGCCGTGGTCGCTGCCCGTGGCCGAGCGGGTCAAAGACCGTGTCATCAGCCTTCCTATCGGACCCTTTTTGTCCGAAAACGATCAGGACCGGGTGATTGCGGCGGTCCGGGAATATCTTCTGGACGTGCAGAAAGAACTGTGCTGAGAAGCGCGGCAGCCGGAAGTCACCGCATATGCATACGGGCAATTGCACCCTTGACAGCCCGAATCGTCCGGACACATTTTCCGCTGATTTTCGTATCTTTTACCGTTGCAACGACAATAAATTCATATAACTATAGACTTACTTTCATGACCAGAAACGCTGCTGTTGAAACATCCGAACACACCGTCGCGGGAATCCTGCGGCGCATCGAAGAGAAAACCTACACGGTCGGTATCGTCGGACTGGGTTACGTCGGCCTGCCGCTGATCGACACGTTTTATCGTAAAGGCTTCCCCGTCATGGGCTTCGACATCGACGAGACCAAGATCGACGCCTTCCGCGAGGGGCGGAGCTACATCCGCCACTTCAGCAACGAGGCGTTCGCCGAGCTGGGGCGGTCCGACCGCTGCACGCTGACCACCGACTTTTCGCGCGTCAGCGAGGCCGATGCCATCCTGATGTGCGTGCCCACGCCGCTCGACCATCACCGCGAGCCGGACATGAGCTATGTCGAGGCCACCGTCCGCACCGTCGCCCCGCACATGCGCAAGGGCCAGCTGCTGATCCTGGAGTCGACCACCTGGCCGGGCACCACCGACGAGCTCATCCGCCCGCTGGCCGAAGAGCTTTCGGGACTGGAAGCCGGCACCGATTTTTACCTGGCCTACAGCCCCGAGCGCGAGGATCCGGGCAACGAAAAGTACAACACCGGCACCATCCCCAAGGTGATCGGCGGCGACGGCGAGGATGCGCTGAACATCGCCCGCGAGCTGTATGACGCGGTGATTTCGGAGGTCGTGCCGGTCAGCAACACGCGCACCGCCGAGGCGGTCAAGCTGCTCGAGAACATTTTCCGCTCGGTCAACATCGCCCTGGTCAACGAGCTCAAGATCGTCTTCCAGCGCATGGGCATCGATGTGCACGAGGTGATCGACGCGGCGGCCACCAAGCCGTTCGGCTTCATGAAATTCACACCGGGTCCGGGCCTGGGCGGACACTGCATCCCCATCGACCCGTTTTACCTGACCTGGAAGGCGCGCGAGTTCGGCATCAACACCCGCTTCATCGAGCTGGCCGGCGAGGTCAACACCGACATGCCGCGCTATGTGGTGCAGCGTACGGTGGAGGCGCTGAACATCGACCGCAAAGCGATGAACGGCAGCAAGATCCTGATGATCGGGCTGGCCTACAAGCCGAATGTGGATGACGACCGCGAGTCGCCGACGTATGTGCTGATGGATCTGTACACCGAGATGGGCGCGGATGTGTCGTATTATGATCCGTATGTGCCGGTGATCCGGCCGTCGCGGGAGTACGGGCACTGGGCCGGAACGAAGTCGGTGGAGTGGACCGAAGAGGAGATCTCGCAATTTGACGCGGTGGTGATTGCCACCAATCACCGCGATATCGATTACCGGCAGCTGGCGGCGTGGTCGCAGCGGATTGTGGATACGCGCAATGTGTACGGCAACGCGGATGTGCCGGAGCATGTGACGAAGGCGTAATATGGCTCAATCTCATTCACAATCACACACAGCAGCAGGTCTGTTGTCAGATTATCAGAACAAGGACCGTATTGAAAAGGAAACATCCGCCTGGTCTGAAGCAGTAAAGGAAAAACATGGAAATACCTGATGCCAATGTTGTGAGTTTTGACCGGAAGGTGAATAAACTATGCAACTCATAATGAATAGGTTATGACTTTCAGGACATTGCATGTATGTTGCCTGAATACAAATGCAGCAAAAAGGCGAATTACCGGTTCGCCTTTTTTGTACCATGCGCTTTTGCCCGCTACAGCCGGATGGCACCCGGGTAATACCGGTAAATAAATGACCCCGTAACACGTTAAAAATTTACTACCAGATCTGATGAATATTACACTTATTGCCGGAGCACGGCCCAATTTCATGAAAGTCGCACCGATCATCCATGCCATGGATGAGGCCAATTCGCGCAACGACGGGCTGTTTCGCTACCGGCTGATCCATACCGGTCAGCACTATGATAAAATCATGAGCGACACGTTTTTCGAGGAGCTGAACATTCCGCATCCCGATGCCAATCTGGGCTGCGGCGGCGGTTCCCAGGCGGAACAGACCGCGGCGATCATGGTCGCGTTTGAGAAAGAGCTGCAAGCCCATCCCGCCGATTTGGTGATGGTCGTCGGCGATGTCACCAGTACCATGGCCTGCAGCATCGTGGCCAGGAAGCTGAACACGAAGGTGGCGCATGTCGAGGCGGGCATCCGCTCGTTCGACCTGTCCATGCCCGAGGAGATCAACCGCATGGTCACCGACAGCATCACCGATGTCTTCTTCACCACATCCGAATGGGCCGGTGAAAACCTCAGGAAAAGCGGTGTGAAGGATGAGCAGATCCATTTCACCGGCAATGTGATGATCGACACGCTGCTGGCCAACAGGCACAAATTTACCCGTCCGGAGATTTGGGATCGTGCGGGGCTGGAAGAGGGCGGCTATCTCGTGATGACGCTGCACCGTCCGGCCAACGTCGATGAAAAGGAGAAATTTGCGCGGTTCCTGGAGGCGATTATTGCGTCCAGCGGCGACCTGCCACTGATATTCCCGGTGCATCCGCGCACGGCGAAAATCATCAGGGAGCTTGATGTTGCGCTCCCCGAACGGTTCCACATGATCGAACCGCTGGGGTATCTGGAGTTCAATTATCTGGTGGAGCGCGCCCGGGCGGTGCTCACCGATTCCGGCGGTATCACCGAAGAGGCGACGGTGATGGGCGTGCCGTGCATGACCCTGCGCGACAACACCGAGCGTCCGGAGACCGTGGAGCTGGGCACCAACGAGCTGATCGGCACCGATCCGGCGAACATTGCCCCGGCATTTGAGCGGCTGCTTGCCGGGCAGTGGAAATCGGGGCGGATTCCCGACAAGTGGGACGGCAAGGCGGCCGGCCGGATTGTGGCGGGGCTGGAGGCGATGGTATCGTCGATACCCGCAACGCCATGAACGCGAAGGGAAGAGGGCAGGGCCGGGCAGGTGTGGAAGGCGCAGGACTTTTGACCACCCTTTTGTGCTGCATGCTTGCCTGTTGCTCAAAATAAGCTTGATCTGATTTCCAGGCTCACCGATACTGTAAAAACCGATATAGAACATGGTAAGACTGATTTTTATAAAGCTTTTGGCGGCTGGATGAAAATGAAAGCGCTGAAAAGTTGATAGACACCATCAAAGGATCCAGAACATGTAACAGAACCATTGAAGAGTTTTGAATCAATACTTGCTGGATACAAATATATGCATCTATTACATCAAGGGATTGCATAATCTGAAATCGAAATTTAAGGAGGTTGGCCCTGATAATTGTTATATATCCGAGATCACTATGGCTGAATTAAAATTTGGAGTCGCAAAAAGCCAGGCAAAAAAGAACAATCAAAAAGCACTCCCTCCAATTTGCCCGCATTCAGCTCCTGAGGTGATCGGCATCGACGGCGAGGCCGGTTATCTCGTGATGAGGCTGCACCGATCCGGGGAATATTGCCCCGGCATGTGAGCGGCTGCATGCCCTGTTTTAACATTTTCTGACGATAATGTAATTGGACACAAGTGGCGGGCGTTATATCTTGCAGCGAAACTTATAATAAAGGAACAATTACATTGGATGCACTCATTATTAAAAGCGAAAATTGCAGCGATCTGAAGCTGATATCAGATCTGGTAAAAAAAATGGGGCTTGAATCCAAAAGCCTCTCTGAAGAAGATATTGAAGATTTTGGGCTCACCATTTTCATGAAGCAGGCTGATCGCACCAGTACCGTTTCCAGAGAAACAGTGATGCCAAAGCTGGACACAGCATACAAACAATAAGATGTATCACCTTTTCAATATACACCTGAAGATCTTGAGCAAGAAATTCAATAAAATGGATCCATGCAGCTTGTATGCAATGCCTCCCCTTTGATATTTCTGGCAAAAATAGATTTGATTACTATTCATCACGTTGCATCTTGCCAAAATAATTATTAAAATTTCTTAATATTTTTCTGGAACGCCAGCACCCGCTTGAAATGCATCGCATGCAGCACATTTTCTGTTTTTTTGCCGTATTTATATTTCTGACTGCATCGTTGTTGTCCGCGCAGGACTTGTCCGCCCGGCCCATGGCGGATACGACCATTTCCAACCACATGCAGCGAAGCATCATTGCATCCGTGCCCGATCAGCCCGCCGGCGGCAGCGCCTCATCGCACGGAGCGGATCCGGTCTCACTGACCGGCTTCCGGATGCAGATGGCCGGCGGATATAACGGAGAGCTGCCGTTCTGGATTCACAGCAACCGCCACGGCGAACTCGATCCGCACAGCGGCAATACGGCCCTGCATCTGTTCGGCGCCTGGCGCAGACACTACGACTCCGGCTTCACGCTGTCGACCGGGGCCAACCTGATGCTGCGCGGGGCAGAGGACGCATCGATCCGCTTCCAGGAGGCTTACGTGCAGCTGGGCTACGGCGATTTTGTGCTGTGGGCCGGACGCAAACATGAATATTTCGGCACGGTGCACCCCCGCCTGTCGATGGGCACGGCGGATCTGTCCCACAATGCCCGTCCGATGCCCAAGATCACGCTGGCCACCGAAGGGTTCCGCCCGTTCCCCGGCACGCGCGGCATCGTCGATTACAACGCATCATTTTCCCACGGCTGGATGCGCGACAACGAGCATCGCTATGTGGAAAACCCGATGCTGCACCAGAAGCATCTGTACATCCGGCTGTTCAACGACCGCAGCCGCGTGGTTCCGCAGGCCGGCATCAAACATTTCGCCCAGTGGGGCGGGAGCTCGCCGCGGGACGGAGACGTGCCGGGCGGCCTCCGGGCCTTCCGCGATGTCGTTTTTTCACGGAGCGCCGATTCCAAAGAGATCCTTAGTGGCGGCCAGCTTGAGAACCGGTATCAGAACCATTTCGGGACCTACGACTTTTCGCTGCTCTTCCGGTTCGATGACGTCCATGTGTCGGTCAGCCGCCAGTTCATCCTGGAAGACACGCCCAACGCCCGGTTCGGCACGCCGTGGGATGGCATGTGGGGTGTTTGGCTGGCATTTCCCTCCGACGACCGTTTCCCCGGCCGCACAGCCTCGGACCGGCCGGTATTTACCATCCGCGCGATCAACTACGAGCACATCAACACCATCGAGGGCGTGGACCGGTATCCCCACCGGAACCGATCCTCCTACTTCAACTACTACAACCACTCCCGGTACCGCGGCGGATGGACTTACGAAGGGCGTTCCCTCGGAAATCCGCTGTTCTTCGGCGATTCGGGGCATGTCGGCGTGGTCAACAACCTGATGCTGGCCCATCATGCGGGCATTATGGGTCAGGCCGGACGCGTCGACTGGCGGGCATTTGCCACCTACAGCCGGAACTACGGCGCGGCAGGCATCACGAATCTGGACGGGCTTCAATACACGGGCGTGACCGACCGGCAGGATCAATGGTCGTTCATGCTTGAGGTGAGCGGGGAACTGCCGGCCATGATGGATCTGCTGCCCGGGGACTGGCCGCTTTCCGACCGGTGGGATGCCCTGGAGCTGACGGCCACGATGGCCCTGGACTTGGGCGAGGCGCACCGCAAAAATGCGGGGATGATGGTCGGACTGCGCTGGATGCAGTGGTGAGGCGGGCCGGGTTGGATGGCAATGCCCTAACGGTGTGCGTTGAGGCGGTTTGTTTTGAGAGGGACTGTATTGGGATGGTTTGTGTTTCGTCGGTATGCGTTTAACCGGACTGTGTTGAAACGGATTGTGAAAAGACGATCTGTGTGACGGTCTGTGTTGAGGCTGTTTGCGTTGTGATGGTCTGTGGCATGGGCGGTTAGCGACGCGGGCAGCTGCGGTGCAGTATGAATTGCGTAAAGCCGGTTTTGTGCCTTGTTTTGCATTCAGGGCTCGGAATAAGCAGCAGTTATTGAAAATATCCCGGTATATGCTAATTGTCCCCAATATGTGCGAGCAGGTTGTGCCGGTTCGTCGATTTGGTTACTATATTATTGTAAAGAGCCTCATTTGCAGTAATAAACTTCACTTAAAATCGTGTTAAGTATTCAATCGGCAAAAAAATCACATATGGTCACAGTCATAAAAAAAGGAAGCTCGCTTCGCGATATCAGGCAGGCCTTAAAAAAGCACACCGGTATTAATAAGAAGAATGAATTGCGCAGATTTTGTGGTGTTATTTCCTTGAAAAAAGATCCGGTTTCCCTGCAAAAAAAATGGCGGAATGAGTGGAAATAACCTGTTACTCGATTATTAACTCCACCTTGTTAACTGCAGATTTTGACTTCAAAAAAATTGATACAGGTAATGTGATTATTTTTGACAGTCCGGAAATGTAATATGTTCATTCATATAGATATTTCCCTGAAATTGTCCGGACAATATTTCGTAAGTTATTAAAATTGTTGTATTATTGTGATTTGAGGCTCCGGTTTTTACATTGTTGCGTTTTTTTTAATGCAAAGACATTGTGATCATGAGCAGGGAAGACATCGATAAAAAGTTTACCAGGGAGAGCATCCTCAAGATCATCAGCAACGAGCTGGCCGGGCTGAATCTCTCCACCGATGATTACATACAGGTGGCCAATTCAGTGCTGGATTCGGCGCTGGTCGGGGAAAACGGCACGGACGGATCGCCCCGCGCGGTACCAAAAGCCGTCACGCGCCTGCCGATTGTCACCGACGACCTCATCATCCGCGCATGCGACCGGGAGCAGGATTATCCCTGCTTCGAAAAATGGACGCAGGACGATCGCGGCAAAGAGTTTCTGCTGTCACGCCTCGAAGACAATGTCGAACATCCCCGCGACCTGTTTTACAATCCGAACCATCTGTTCGGCATGGTCTGCGAAATCAGCGGCAATCCCATCGGCATAGTAGGATTTCTGAACCGCGACCAGTCCAACGGTAGGGCGGAGCTCAGAAAACTGATCGGCGAGCCGTCCCTTCGCGGCCGGGGACTCGGGAAAAAAGCCTCGCGATTGTGGGTCAGCTACGGCCTGAACGCCCTGAACCTGCGCAAAATCTACCTCTACACCTTCGACAGCAACCTGCGCAATATCCGCATCAACGAAGAGCTGGGATTCCGGCTGGAGGGGGTGTTCCGCGAAGAACACGTGGTCGGCGGCGTACCCAGGGATATCCTGCGCATGAGCCTGTTGCGCTCTTGATGATACTGTTGCAGCACTACTCATCGTCCCGCCTTTTCTTGTTATAAATATCTAACAATTGTATTGGGTTACCGGCCGGAAAGCTGTGAAAACAACCGAAAAACAGATATATGGATACAGTGCCGGTTCGTTAATCCATTTTAATTAACCCTTTCTAACTTGTGCCCCAATTGGTTGTGCTGTACTATTACTACCGTGTTCGCAGCAGTATGCACTCATGAGTTTTAAGACACAATATATTTTGACAAACATCAATTGAGTGTCATAACAAAAAAACCAATAAAAACAAAAAAGGTGACCAACGATGAAAAACATTACTACACTACTCGTACTGATTCTGTTTACCGCGGGAATGGCGGTTGCGCAGAATAATGAGGCTTCCGTAGCTCAGAATGGTAATGACAATGATGCAACTATTGACCAGGTGGGAGCTGACCATGAGGCTTCAATTACCCAGGTGAGCAGCAGGCACGATGGTACCATTGATCAGGAGGGTGAAGGCCATCAGGCTTCACTTACACAAGAAGACGGTAAAAGCGGGTATTCCGGACAAGATTATCAGGTTGGAACCATCACCCAGCGTGGACTGAATCAGATAGCTAACGTAATTATGCGTTCTGACCGGCTTGGATCCAACGCTACCGTAGATCAGGATGGAGCGGATAACGAAGTATATCTGCGTCAACAACATTCAGGTAACTATACAGCAACGCTGACTCAGGATGGTTCAGACAACTATATCTGGGCTAATCAAAGAGAATCTTTTAGCCAGTATCTGAACGTATTGCAAGAAGGTGATAACAACCGTTTCTTTGGTTCACTGGGAAGCGGCAGCAGCAATACCGAAGTAACACAAAGCTCCGATGATAACCTGGTAGTAATTCAGCAGGGCCGTCATAGCGGAGCCGGTGCCGGAGCCGAGGCCATCATAGAGCAGAGTGTGGGTAACGGAAACATAGTTGAACTTACCCAGGGCTCTGATGAAACTGCCCTCTTTACTCAGGAAGGAAACAGCAACATGATAGAAGGACCCGGTAGTGGCTTTGATTGGGGCTTTGGCTCGGTAGCTGACCTGGAAACAGATGAAGGATCAGCCCGTCAGCGCGGCGGAGCCTTTGCAGAGGTTGACCAGTTCGGCGACTATAATACTCTGTGGCTGGATCAGGACGGAGCTTCTGATGCCACCGTTCTTCAGGATGGCGACTGGAACAGCGCTTCTGTATATCAGTCCGGCGACAACAATATTGCCAATATCACCTCTGACGGCAGCTACAATACTGCTAGTATCAGACAGCAACAGTAAGAATGGGCTTTTTGAGATTCGCCGGAATCGTAAAGTGAACGTGTAGTTCCGAATCTCATACATCTTACAGTTACAAAATCAATTTGCGGGCATAGTGGAAATTTCTGCTATGCCCGTTTTTTTTGGTGCGCCCGGCAGGGCGCATCCGCCTGGGAGGGAAAGTCTTTTATGCGCCCGACAGTGGGAACATTAGTCGGGGAGATCTGCCTGTTTGCCCGGGGCTGCCACTGTTGTGAGGCGTTGGAACGGGCCGGCAGAAGTCAGCAGAGGGCATAGTACTGCGGAAAGTACGCAGGGAGGCCTGAACTAAGGCGGTGCTTTATACAAGGCCTGAACATTAGAACTCGTTAATAAGCTTTGTAAATCGGTCTTATAGTTTATGGCTAATAAACTAAAAATCAGGTTCTTGTCATTGTTTAATCAAGATTACAGTATTTTAATTAGCCGATTTTAATTTGCGCCCCAGCGGGTTATGTTTTTACTTGGTCGTGAGTTCAATACACAAGAACTCATCACAATGCGGAATCCGGAAGTTTATTTACATACATCAACAGAGATTGCGCAGATCAAAACCCAAAAAAACAAAAAGGTGACCAACGATGAAAAACATAACTACATTACTCGTACTGATTCTGTTTACCGCAGGAATGGCAGTTGCTCAGAATAATGATGCAAGCATTGATCAGGTAGGAGACCTGCACGATGCTGACATTGAACAACTCGGATCATCTAACGACGCTTTTATTCTACAAACGGCTAATGAAGGCCGAGAAGGAGATGATGTGTCAACTGCAACAGTGACACAAGAAGGCGATGATAACTATGTCAACCTCAGACAACGCGCTTTCTTTGGCGACAACGAAGCTAAGATTGTGCAAATTGGAGTTGGAAACAGAGTGCAAGGTACAGATGAATACAGTGCTTTTTACCAGAACCATGGATTGAACATTCTTGATGTATACATGGAAGGAAATGACAATGTGCTTTATAGTCTTCGTGGTGAAGCGCAGAAAAACGTTAATACATTCTTACTGGATATTATGGGTAATGAAAACACAGTTGGAATGCTTCAAGAGTTTGGCTTGGCTGATATTGATGTTGAAGGTAGCTACAACATCATCAAACTGGACCAAAAATCGGGACAGTTCGCTAACTGGAGTACAGCAACTGTAGATATATTCGGTGATGACAATACAGTTGATGTATTTCAGAGAAATGAAGGAAATCAAGCCGTTGTAGACATAGATGGATCTAATAATTCAGCATATATAACACAAAATTAAATCAATAATTCATTTCTGTTTAGTTATCAGAAACGCTGAATTATCCAATTATGAACCCTGCACCTTTTTGGTCGCAGGGTTTTTTTATATGTGCGCCCGGCAGGGCGCATTCACTTTATATCGAATATCACCGCTAAGGTAAATAGTCTGACTTCCGGCTAATTTACGAGAGAAAAAAAAAATTGATGAATCCGTAAAGAATTCAACAAGTATAAGTCTTGTACTGGAGTTTCAGATCATTCACGGTTTAATTTGGTTTGCATTATTAAAATATTA contains the following coding sequences:
- a CDS encoding glycosyltransferase family 4 protein encodes the protein MEVFYSLPIQMILAFIIASGVAWYAIPVIIRVSYEKGLLDVPDEDRKRHKRMTSNLGGMAIFISVSFTYLFFNNNTLNEGFGWFAAAVLILFLLGMKDDINAISARKKLIGQIAAAVLAIGSGATITSLYGLFGIHEIPFTVGAVITAVVIVALVNAYNLIDGIDGLAGFTGIISSVLLAVWFGSQGYFPLAILATTLAGALSAFLIFNWQPARIFMGDSGSMVIGFILAFLCIHFIELSVANASEAFHFASSPVIAVAVMFIPIFDTIRVIVVRFLKGRPIFKPDRYHIHHYLKDAGLNDARVVLLLGAVQTIAIIIAFAFQPFSVSVGLFAMLTYAAFISYGAFALRNNLRDSVARAEYAQLNGTGSSSGRKNGVHRKERQEAYEYTEN
- a CDS encoding NAD-dependent epimerase, with protein sequence MNVLVTGTAGFIGYHTVNKLLSSGYRVTGLDHLNTYYDVNLKYDRLRETGIDPESLNTGEVAASATNDNYRFVRMDLQDKEQIFNLFESEKFDVVINLAAQAGVRHSLTHPQEYIDYNITGFLNILEACRFHPVRHLIYASSSSVYGMNTRMPFSVRQNVDHPVSLYAATKKSNELMAHTYAHLFGVPSTGLRFFTVYGPWGRPDMALFLFTKAILEGKPIDIYNHGKMERDFTYVDDIVESISRLVPKEPSGSNTWSGDQPDPASSTAPYQLFNIGHNSPVSLMDFIREIERAIGKEAVKNYMDMQPGDVPKTWADVSDLYDYIDYSPQIGIREGISNFINWYRSYYRK
- a CDS encoding DegT/DnrJ/EryC1/StrS family aminotransferase, encoding MSSINNSGFNTIPVLDLKPEVRHMRHELKQACHHVMEHARFVMGPEVEELEALVAGCMDVRHAVGVNSGTDALLISLRAAGIGEGDEVITTTFTSFATAEAIEMTGARPVFADISPKDCNIDPDAVEAAITPQTKAIVPVHLYGKSADMPRIMEIAEKHDLIVIEDCAQSFGAAWHDHGSKSGQQAGAHPERREAYRGRLTGTFGLAGAFSFFPSKNMGGFGDGGMIITNDDQVAAQAAMLRMHGARKKYHNEVPGYNSRLDTLQASMLQVKMKYFSAFNSRRRSVALRYIDELRDIGSIQLPELPDDGHVYHQFTLQLLEGDRDIFAEYLKCEGIQTAVCYPVPCHQLPLYKDEPWSLPVAERVKDRVISLPIGPFLSENDQDRVIAAVREYLLDVQKELC
- a CDS encoding nucleotide sugar dehydrogenase yields the protein MTRNAAVETSEHTVAGILRRIEEKTYTVGIVGLGYVGLPLIDTFYRKGFPVMGFDIDETKIDAFREGRSYIRHFSNEAFAELGRSDRCTLTTDFSRVSEADAILMCVPTPLDHHREPDMSYVEATVRTVAPHMRKGQLLILESTTWPGTTDELIRPLAEELSGLEAGTDFYLAYSPEREDPGNEKYNTGTIPKVIGGDGEDALNIARELYDAVISEVVPVSNTRTAEAVKLLENIFRSVNIALVNELKIVFQRMGIDVHEVIDAAATKPFGFMKFTPGPGLGGHCIPIDPFYLTWKAREFGINTRFIELAGEVNTDMPRYVVQRTVEALNIDRKAMNGSKILMIGLAYKPNVDDDRESPTYVLMDLYTEMGADVSYYDPYVPVIRPSREYGHWAGTKSVEWTEEEISQFDAVVIATNHRDIDYRQLAAWSQRIVDTRNVYGNADVPEHVTKA
- the wecB gene encoding non-hydrolyzing UDP-N-acetylglucosamine 2-epimerase; translated protein: MNITLIAGARPNFMKVAPIIHAMDEANSRNDGLFRYRLIHTGQHYDKIMSDTFFEELNIPHPDANLGCGGGSQAEQTAAIMVAFEKELQAHPADLVMVVGDVTSTMACSIVARKLNTKVAHVEAGIRSFDLSMPEEINRMVTDSITDVFFTTSEWAGENLRKSGVKDEQIHFTGNVMIDTLLANRHKFTRPEIWDRAGLEEGGYLVMTLHRPANVDEKEKFARFLEAIIASSGDLPLIFPVHPRTAKIIRELDVALPERFHMIEPLGYLEFNYLVERARAVLTDSGGITEEATVMGVPCMTLRDNTERPETVELGTNELIGTDPANIAPAFERLLAGQWKSGRIPDKWDGKAAGRIVAGLEAMVSSIPATP
- a CDS encoding PIN domain-containing protein yields the protein MLDTNICIYYIKGLHNLKSKFKEVGPDNCYISEITMAELKFGVAKSQAKKNNQKALPPICPHSAPEVIGIDGEAGYLVMRLHRSGEYCPGM